The Pseudomonas fluorescens nucleotide sequence CGCATTCGCCGCCCGGGCACCATCGTTCGCTTGATTCTGAGGGTTGGCGTCGACGTGCTGGTGTCCAACCTGCAGGTCGCCCGTGGCGTGTGGTCGGCCAAGCGCCGTGCGCCGCGCTCACGCTTCGTGCATATTCCCCTGGAGCTGCGTGACGCCCATGGCCTGGCGGCCCTGTCGATGATCACCACGGTGGTCCCCGGGACCATCTGGTCGGAACTGGCGCTGGACCGCAGCGTCCTCCTGCTGCACGTGTTCGACCTGGACGACGAGGCCGGATTCATCGAGCACTTCAAGCACACCTATGAACGCCCGCTGATGGAGATCTTCGAATGACTGGCCTGCTTGCCAATGCCATTCTCGCCAGCCTGTTCATCTTTGCCCTGGCCATGGCCCTGACCCTGTGGCGGCTGTTTCGCGGCCCTTCGGCGCAGGACCGGGTACTGGCGCTGGATTACCTGTACATCCTGGCCATGCTGATGATGCTGGTGCTGGGTATCCGTTACGCCAGTGACACCTATTTCGAAGGCGCACTGCTGATCGCGCTGTTCGGCTTTGTCGGCTCCTTCGCCCTGGCCAAATTCCTCCTGCGTGGCGAGGTGATCGAATGATCAATGCCAATGAACTGCCGTTCTGGGTAGAACTGCTGGTGGCCGTGTTGCTGCTGCTGAGCAGCCTGTTCGCCCTGAGCGGCGCTGTCGGCCTGATTCGCCTGAAGGACTTCTTTCAGCGCATGCACCCGCCGGCCCTGGCATCGACACTGGGTGCCTGGTGCGTCGCCCTGGCCTCGATCCTGTACTTCTCGATGCTCAAGGAGTCGCCGGTGCTGCATGCCTGGCTGATCCCGATCCTGCTGTCGATCACCGTGCCGGTCACCACCCTGCTGCTGGCCCGTGCTGCATTGTTTCGCAAGCGCATGGCCGGTGATGACGTACCTGAAGAAGTCAGCAGTGGCCGCGATCGCGGCAACTGAAATCAGCCGCTGAGCTGCTGCAGCTCACGGCGGACCATAGCCGCGTACTCGGGCGGGCTGAGGGTGTAGAGCTGGGTGGCGACCCAGTCGAACCACGCCGCCTGCAGGCGTGGGCGCTCGGCAAGCCACTCCTCGGCCAAGGCGCGAGCCTGCGCCTGGTGCCGGGCATGAAAGTCAGCGCGGCCAACGCGCTCGGCGGCTACGCTCACTCGCTGGCCTTGAAGGTGGTCAGTTCACCCTTCTGCCATTTGGCAACCTTGCGGGTCACGGCCTTGAGAGTCTTGCTCAGACCTTCCTGCAACTGCTCGTGGGCGGCGAACACCAGCACCACGCCCTGGCCTTCCTTGAAGACAATGCCTTCGCCTTCAGCCACCGAAACGAAGGCGTAGTCACCCAGGCCATAAACAGTCAGCTTGATTTCGCGAAATCGGATTTCCAGCTTGCCACCTTCGCGACTGGGCAATACTGCGGCACGAAAATGATCGCCGACCTTGAGTTCCAGACGCTGTTTGTCGTCCACCACCAATGCGGTTTCAGTATCGATCTCGGCCATGTACAGGCCTTCCGCGTTCTGTTCGGTGACATAAACAAAACGCGATTGAAACTGTTTGACCAGTTTTGCCCTGAGGTCGCCCAGAACAAACAGGGCATGGGTATCCAGATTGCTGACTGCCAAAGAAGAATTCCTCAAAAACCGATTACACGCCGCTCCCCCAGCGGGCCGCGAGGCAGCCGCAAGGCAGCGGTACTTCAATTCGAAGTCTGAAAGACTAGTGGATTTGTGCACGAAAAGTCTGTGCAGACTGGCAAAGCAACCCGCAGGAATGTTTACCCATTGCTGCAAGCTTTTATCAGTTTGCAGATTTTCAGCAGATTTCCTAAAACGGAGAAGCCTTTTCTGACAGCACTATCGCAACAAAAGTGCGATAGATGAAAGCAAGCCCTTCAGCAGGACGGGCTCCTGGAAATCATCCACTGCACACAGGGAAGCGAATATGCACGAAAACACCGAATTCCGTCGAGAGCCTAAAGGCATTTCCTACATAGAATATGCCGCTCACTCGCTCAACAGCATGCCGCGCTTTGTGGTAGTGCCAGCTGGTATCGGTTTCTTTCATATCACCGAGCAAGCTACCGGGCGGGTGAAGGGCTTTCGCTGCGAGCATACCGAAGCCTGCGCCCTGGCCCGTTACCTGGAGAATTGACCCGGGCTTAACCGGCCCGACGCGCAACGGCGGGCCGGTCAACCCCGTGCAACTGTTCCAGCCAGGCAGCCTGACACTCCTGGGCTTCAGTACGGGTGGCGAAGGCTGTGCCACGCCGCTCGCCGTTGTCCAGTACCACCCAGCACACGCGCTTGCCCAGCACCTGCAGCGAGGCAGGCACGCCGCTACCAATCATCACCGCTACATCGACTTGGCTATTCATCATTCCCTCCGGAATTTATTAGCAACCTAACGATATGCGTATGATAAGTCCTGACCGCCTACGGAAAAAGCTATCCCCGGCATAGCTGTTTTACATTGCCGGTAACAAAGCCCGGTCAATCCTGCTGCGGTCGGTAGCCCAGACGCAAACCACCCCAATGCCTGCCCTGCACATGGATCGGCACTGACAGGTCGTGCATCAGCTCGCCCGTATCGCGGGTATAGGTTTGCAACAACACCGCCTGTTGATGGCTGCCGCAGCGAATACCAGTACGGTCGTCGAACTTGCGCTTGCTGCGGTTGTGCGCAGTATCGATGGCCTGGTCACCGGTCAACGGCTGATTGAAGGCATTGTTGTGGGTAGGGACATAACCTTGCTGGGTGCAGGCAATGGCGAACACCAGGCCTTCATGCTGCTTGAGCAGCGGCTCCTGGATCGGCGGCAGGACCTGGTCGGTGTACGGGTCGAAACGGGTGCGAAAACGTGCTGGCGAAGTACCCGGCAGTTGCTGGTAGTGGCGGTCGAACAAGTCCTCAAGGCTGATGCGCCCCTGGGCGATATCGTTCTCGAACTGTTCGGCAATCTGCTGTGCGCCTTGACGGGCCAGGTCATAAACGCGCTGGTGATAGTCGTCCAGGCCAACCTCCGCCAGGCGCTCACTGATGCTTTCGGCCTGCCCTTCCAGTTGTACGGCGGCCTGGGCCAGTCGCCGGGTTTGCTGGTCGCTGACCTGCAGGTCGCTGCGCATGCGCGCCACCGCCTCGAACAGGCTGTCCAGTTGCAATCGATTGGTTTCGGTACCCTCGGCGATCTCGCCGATCTGCTGCTCGACCCCGGCGGCCAGCCCGGCAATGCTGTCCAGTTGCTCGCCCGTGTGTTCGACCTGGTCCACGCCGCTGTGCAGGTCATCTGACAGCTCGCGGATCTGCCCGACCACCTGCGCCGTACGCTGCTGGATATCGGCGACCATCTGCCCGACTTCCTCGGTGGCGCTGGCGGTACGCCCGGCCAGGCCCCGCACCTCATCGGCAACCACGGCAAAGCCGCGCCCGTGATCACCCGCCCTGGCTGCTTCGATCGCCGCGTTGAGGGCCAGCAGGTTGGTCTGGCTGGCGATGGTCTGAATCACCAGGGTGACCCTGGCGATATCCTCGCTGCGCAGGTGCAGCGCCTCGATCAGTTCGCGGCTAGCGGTAGCCCGCGCACTCAGGTGATGCATGCGCTGGATCGACTCGGCCAGTACCGTGCGCCCGGCGGCGCTGCTTTGATGGGCGCTGCGGGCAGCGACCAGGGCCTGCTGGCTCAACTGCGAGGTGGCCTTCTCGGTGCCGATCATCACTTCGGCGCTGCTGACGATTTGCGCTGCGCAGTCCAGTTGCGACTGCAGCTTGTCTGCCAGCTGTTGCACCGAGAACGCCACCCCGGCGGCCGACAGGGCATTGTGGCTGGTGGTGCGCGACAGGTCGCGAGTCAGCTCGGCCAGCGGCTCACGGGTTTCCTGCGCGGCAACCGCGACCTTGCGCAGGCGCGGCAACCACAACGCCAGCAGGGCCAGCGGCAGGCCGAGGTAAAACGACAGCCCGGCAAACGCCATGGCCGCCAGCAACCCTGCCAGTACCAGGCTCTGCAAAACCGTGTCTGACCACGGCGCAACGGCGAACGGCGTAGCTTGCCCTTCGACCACGGCGCCAGGCAGAGATCCTTCTCGCATCATGTTTTGGCTCCATCGCAGCACGTCTTGTTGTGCGGCCATTAAACGCCACTATTAGGCCATTAGCCATGCTTCCTTGGGTGTAAGACCGGTGCCTTTGATACAGGGCAAGAAAAACAAAACCCCCGAAGATCGCTCTTCGGGGGGTTGCTGTGACACCTGCGCGGGTTAAGCCTGGCGCTGGTGCTTGTCGATCTGCTCGTGACGCTCTTGGGCTTCGATGCAGTACTTGGTGGTCGGGCTGATCAGCAGACGCTTGAGGCCGATCGGCTCGCCGCTGTCGTCGCACCAGCCGAAGCTTTCGTCTGCAATCCGGCCCAGGGCCATTTCCAGCTGAGGCAGCAGACGCTGATCACGGTCGATGGTGTTGACCAACCAGTGGCGCTCTTCTTCGACCGAGGCGGCGTCGGCAGGATCGGCAGGCGTGTCCAGGCTTTCGATGGTTACACGGCTTTGCTCGATGCGCTCATGGATCTCGACCTTCATCGACTGCAGCAGCTCGGTGAAGAAAGCCAATTGCTCAGCGTTCATGTAGTCATCGGCCGGCATGGCCAGCAACTTTTCCTTTGTCATTGATTTCTCTATAAAAAATACGTGCATTAAGGCGAATCGGGTGCTCCTGGCGAACAGCTCGCCAGCAGCGGAATTCTTCAAGCACCATCCGGCACTCAATTTACAGGGGGCGGCAGTCTACGGCCGAGATTCACACTGGGCAACAGAAATGACGGTGGAATTGACCGAAAAGGCCCTACAGGCCCTCCCCCGGCGCTGGTTTATAACAAAAAAACCACGGCGCAGGCGCTTTCCCGGGGACAAACGGTCATTCTCCGACAAAAACCTTGTAACAAAGATCCTCTCAACCGAGCAATTGGCTCAACACCGCGCGCAACTTTCCGGGCTTCACCGGTTTGTTCAGCAAGGGTGCGCCCAGGCGCTGCATGGCCCGGCGGCTCTGGTCGCTGCGATCGGCAGTGATCATCACGGCAAAGATGCTCTGGGCGAAATGCCGGCGTAAATCCCGCACCACCTCACAACCAGTTACCCCATGATCAAGGTGGTAGTCGGCAAGAATCAGCTCCGGCGCCTGCCCCTCAAGCACCACCAGGGCGTCGGCATAGTCACAGGCGGTCAGCACTTCACAGCCCCACTGCTGCAGCAACGCCGCCATGCTGTGCTGGATGCTCAGTTCATTGTCCAGCACCAACAAGCGGCGCCCGGGCAACGGATCACCGACACTGGGCAGCGCCAGCGTCGACAGCGGCATCTCACTGGGCCGCTCATTCGACAGCGGCACGTCGATGCTGAACACCGAGCCGCGCCCCGGCCATGAGCGGACCTGCACCGGGTAATCAAGGATGCGGGCAATCCGCTCGACAATCGCCAACCCCAGCCCGACGCCTTTGCGGTCAGCGGCGCGGCCAACGTCCAACTGGTTGAATTCAAGAAAGATCGACTCAAGACGGTCTTCGGCAATCCCCCGGCCGCTGTCCCAGACTTCCAGGCGCACACTGTCACCACGGCGCCGCGCGCCGAGTAAAATGCGCCCGTGCCCGGTGTAGCGGCAGGCATTGCTGAGGAAGTTACGCAGAATTCGCGTAAGCAGGCGCAGGTCGGTGCGTACCGCCAGGCGACCGCTGCGCACCCGCAGGCTCAGCCCGGCCGCTTCGGCTACCGGCTGGAATTCCGAGGCCAACGGCGCCAGCACCTCATCCAGGCGGTACAGGTCAAGGTCTGGCTTGATCGCAGCCTGATCCAGCCGCGAAATATCCAGCAGGTCGGTGAGCAGATCCTCGGCGCCCTCCAGGGCCTGGTGCGCGCGCTCGACCAGTTGCTGCTCACCCGCGGGCAATTGCCGCTCGCGCAGGGTCGAGATCAGCAGTCGCGCAGCGTTGAGCGGCTGCAACAGATCATGGCTGGCCGCTGCCAGGTACTTGTCCTTGCTGCGGTTGGCCGCCTGGGCGGCGTCGCGCGCTTCGATCAGCTCATTGGTGCGTTCGGCAACCCGCTGTTCGAGCTGATCGTTGAGTTGCTGCAGACGCGCCTGGGCCAGCTTGCGTTCGGTGATATCGGCGACAAAACCCTCGACAACGCCTTCTTCGTCGGGACGCAGCAACAGGTTCATCAGCACGTCGATATGGCTGCCGTCACGCCGGCGCAACTGGGTCTCGTAGCCGATCAGCGCCTGCTCGCGCTGCAGCACCTGGGCGATGGCCAGCAGCTCGTCCTGGCCGCCGGCGAACAGATGGCTGGCCAGGTCGTTGCGCGACAACACCAGAGCCTGGGCGTCCGGGTAACCCAGCATGCGCGCCAGTGCCGGGTTGGCCGCACGCATGCCATCCTCGAGGCTGGCCTGAAAGATGCCATGTACCGCATGCTCGAACAGCCACTTGTAACGATTGCGCTCGGCCTCCAGCTCTTCGAGGCGCACCGCCAGTTCCGGGTAATGACTCTTGCGTACGGTGTGGTTGCTCAGCCCCAGCAACCCGGCCAGGGCGTCACCCGCCGGCTCAGAGGGCCTCGCCATACACCACCTCGACGTCGCGCTGGCTGGAGCTGCGCGGGTTGGTCAGGATGCACGGGTCATCCATGGCGTGCTGGGACAAAAACGGGATGTCGGTCATGCCGACGCCATGCAGGCCGAGGGTTTCGTGAAAGCCCACGGCACGCTTGAGGTCGATCAGGTGCTCGACCAGGCGCTGGCTGATCTGTTTGTGGCTCAGGCCCCGGCAATCGATACCCAGGGTTTGCGCAATCATCTTGAAGCGCTCGGGCGCGGCGCTGTAATTGAACGCCACGACATGCTCGACCAGCACTGCGTTGCACAGCCCGTGGGGCAAGTCGAGAAAGCCCCCGAGGCTGTGGGACATGGCGTGCACGGCACCGAGAATCGCGTTGGAGAACGCCAGGCCTGCCTGCATGCTGCCGAGCATGATCTTCTCGCGCAGGA carries:
- a CDS encoding PAS domain-containing hybrid sensor histidine kinase/response regulator; its protein translation is MARPSEPAGDALAGLLGLSNHTVRKSHYPELAVRLEELEAERNRYKWLFEHAVHGIFQASLEDGMRAANPALARMLGYPDAQALVLSRNDLASHLFAGGQDELLAIAQVLQREQALIGYETQLRRRDGSHIDVLMNLLLRPDEEGVVEGFVADITERKLAQARLQQLNDQLEQRVAERTNELIEARDAAQAANRSKDKYLAAASHDLLQPLNAARLLISTLRERQLPAGEQQLVERAHQALEGAEDLLTDLLDISRLDQAAIKPDLDLYRLDEVLAPLASEFQPVAEAAGLSLRVRSGRLAVRTDLRLLTRILRNFLSNACRYTGHGRILLGARRRGDSVRLEVWDSGRGIAEDRLESIFLEFNQLDVGRAADRKGVGLGLAIVERIARILDYPVQVRSWPGRGSVFSIDVPLSNERPSEMPLSTLALPSVGDPLPGRRLLVLDNELSIQHSMAALLQQWGCEVLTACDYADALVVLEGQAPELILADYHLDHGVTGCEVVRDLRRHFAQSIFAVMITADRSDQSRRAMQRLGAPLLNKPVKPGKLRAVLSQLLG
- a CDS encoding Na+/H+ antiporter subunit G, whose amino-acid sequence is MINANELPFWVELLVAVLLLLSSLFALSGAVGLIRLKDFFQRMHPPALASTLGAWCVALASILYFSMLKESPVLHAWLIPILLSITVPVTTLLLARAALFRKRMAGDDVPEEVSSGRDRGN
- a CDS encoding K+/H+ antiporter subunit F yields the protein MTGLLANAILASLFIFALAMALTLWRLFRGPSAQDRVLALDYLYILAMLMMLVLGIRYASDTYFEGALLIALFGFVGSFALAKFLLRGEVIE
- a CDS encoding methyl-accepting chemotaxis protein codes for the protein MAAQQDVLRWSQNMMREGSLPGAVVEGQATPFAVAPWSDTVLQSLVLAGLLAAMAFAGLSFYLGLPLALLALWLPRLRKVAVAAQETREPLAELTRDLSRTTSHNALSAAGVAFSVQQLADKLQSQLDCAAQIVSSAEVMIGTEKATSQLSQQALVAARSAHQSSAAGRTVLAESIQRMHHLSARATASRELIEALHLRSEDIARVTLVIQTIASQTNLLALNAAIEAARAGDHGRGFAVVADEVRGLAGRTASATEEVGQMVADIQQRTAQVVGQIRELSDDLHSGVDQVEHTGEQLDSIAGLAAGVEQQIGEIAEGTETNRLQLDSLFEAVARMRSDLQVSDQQTRRLAQAAVQLEGQAESISERLAEVGLDDYHQRVYDLARQGAQQIAEQFENDIAQGRISLEDLFDRHYQQLPGTSPARFRTRFDPYTDQVLPPIQEPLLKQHEGLVFAIACTQQGYVPTHNNAFNQPLTGDQAIDTAHNRSKRKFDDRTGIRCGSHQQAVLLQTYTRDTGELMHDLSVPIHVQGRHWGGLRLGYRPQQD
- a CDS encoding Na+/H+ antiporter subunit E, yielding MKRLFPAPLLSLSLWLLWLLLNLSVSPGNLLLGALLGIVAPLLMAPLRPLAVRIRRPGTIVRLILRVGVDVLVSNLQVARGVWSAKRRAPRSRFVHIPLELRDAHGLAALSMITTVVPGTIWSELALDRSVLLLHVFDLDDEAGFIEHFKHTYERPLMEIFE
- a CDS encoding TraR/DksA family transcriptional regulator, whose translation is MTKEKLLAMPADDYMNAEQLAFFTELLQSMKVEIHERIEQSRVTIESLDTPADPADAASVEEERHWLVNTIDRDQRLLPQLEMALGRIADESFGWCDDSGEPIGLKRLLISPTTKYCIEAQERHEQIDKHQRQA